Proteins from a single region of Candidatus Puniceispirillum marinum IMCC1322:
- a CDS encoding MurR/RpiR family transcriptional regulator, protein MGLHDDLKQQHAGLSRTLQKASAVIIRGLADIPFQSIRELAALTDVSPLSIIRLTRKWGYSGYPEFQTAVRKNLYPEAVKSPAADDAVSSADPKMLWTAKTQVQIAKVAARIHTSRRVHIAGFRSAQAFASYMNYMGRMVFDNFHLMTESGLGSAQDLAQMSSADTLIAFSTTPYSSETVRLVQAAQSLNIPTVAITDDILSPFGDYADLVIDVPISKTKRLFEMAPMISTIEHILETSFDMLGDDADARIAYFGSRITAIKGYW, encoded by the coding sequence ATGGGACTACATGACGATCTAAAGCAGCAACATGCCGGCTTGAGCCGCACCCTTCAAAAAGCCAGCGCGGTGATCATAAGGGGGCTGGCTGATATTCCGTTCCAAAGCATCCGCGAGCTTGCCGCCCTGACCGATGTATCGCCCTTATCAATTATTCGGCTGACGCGTAAATGGGGCTATTCGGGCTATCCCGAATTTCAAACTGCGGTTCGCAAGAATTTGTATCCAGAAGCGGTAAAATCGCCAGCCGCCGATGATGCCGTTTCCAGCGCCGACCCGAAAATGCTATGGACTGCCAAGACACAGGTGCAGATTGCCAAGGTGGCCGCGCGCATCCACACATCACGCCGGGTTCATATTGCTGGCTTTCGCAGTGCGCAAGCCTTTGCAAGCTATATGAATTATATGGGCCGGATGGTGTTTGATAATTTTCATTTAATGACCGAGTCGGGGCTGGGCTCGGCGCAGGATCTGGCACAGATGTCGTCTGCCGATACCTTGATTGCCTTTTCGACAACGCCCTATTCAAGTGAAACTGTCCGCCTTGTTCAGGCGGCGCAATCACTGAACATTCCGACGGTTGCGATTACCGATGATATATTATCCCCCTTTGGTGATTATGCCGATCTGGTGATTGATGTGCCGATTTCAAAAACCAAACGGCTGTTTGAAATGGCGCCCATGATTTCAACGATTGAACATATATTAGAAACCAGCTTTGACATGCTGGGCGATGATGCCGATGCACGCATCGCCTATTTCGGATCACGTATAACGGCGATCAAAGGCTATTGGTAA
- a CDS encoding enoyl-CoA hydratase — protein sequence MMDAGGDSILLSELSDTGILRLTLNDSARRNALSEKMLSAIQSTFDAAADDAAVRVIVLASNGPAFCAGHDLKELTAGRAAADAGKAYFATIMTQCSTMMQTIVRHPKPVIAEIRGIATAAGCQLVASCDLAYAADDAGFSTPGVHIGLFCSTPMVALSRNVAPKHAMEMLLTGDMTSAARAAEIGLLNAAVAEDELTETVTAVATRIASKSSMTLKTGKRAFYQQAEMSLSDAYDYAAGIMVDNMLKRDAEEGVNAFLEKRHAVWIDE from the coding sequence ATGATGGATGCTGGCGGGGACTCGATCCTGTTATCTGAACTGTCTGATACGGGTATTTTGCGACTGACCCTAAATGATTCGGCGCGCCGGAATGCCCTGTCTGAAAAAATGCTGAGTGCCATTCAATCGACTTTTGATGCGGCGGCAGATGATGCGGCTGTCCGCGTCATTGTGCTGGCCTCGAATGGCCCGGCCTTTTGCGCTGGCCATGATTTGAAAGAACTGACCGCTGGCCGCGCTGCTGCTGATGCGGGCAAGGCTTATTTTGCCACCATCATGACGCAATGTTCGACCATGATGCAGACGATTGTGCGTCATCCAAAGCCGGTCATTGCCGAAATACGTGGTATCGCTACCGCTGCCGGATGCCAGCTTGTGGCCAGTTGCGATCTTGCCTATGCCGCCGATGATGCAGGTTTCAGCACCCCGGGCGTTCATATTGGTCTATTCTGTTCGACGCCAATGGTGGCTTTGTCGCGCAATGTCGCGCCAAAACATGCTATGGAAATGCTGCTTACGGGCGATATGACCAGCGCCGCACGGGCGGCTGAAATCGGCTTGCTGAATGCGGCGGTTGCCGAAGATGAACTGACCGAAACGGTGACGGCGGTAGCGACCAGAATTGCCAGCAAATCAAGCATGACACTTAAAACCGGCAAACGCGCATTTTATCAGCAGGCGGAAATGTCTTTATCAGACGCCTATGATTATGCCGCTGGCATTATGGTTGATAATATGCTCAAGCGCGATGCCGAAGAAGGCGTTAACGCTTTTCTTGAAAAACGCCATGCTGTCTGGATTGACGAATAG
- a CDS encoding glycine cleavage T C-terminal barrel domain-containing protein — MAKDTQNTDAVGFGTQIRKSPYFDATMRWGAAGYSVYNHMYIPRDFGDPVQNFWNLVNDAILCDVAVERQVEITGPDASRFVQMLSPRDISKCAVGQCKYVILTNEKGGVLNDPVMLRLGENHFWFSLADSDILFWAQGVAVNAGMDVTITEPDVSPLQLQGPRSGEIAHALFGDVVSDLRYYWLAELEFEGIPLVVSRTGWSSELGYEIYLRDGSKGDQLWEAIMKAGAPFGLKPGHTSSIRRIEGGMLSYHADMDINTNPFELGLDRLIDLDMDADFIGKAALTKIRQHGVTRKQVGLVIDGAPLAASNTTFWPVESDGKVIGKVTSAIYSPRLEQNIALAMLDIAYADNGTQAFAETSVGRLPVTVVPKPFYDPKKQLASS; from the coding sequence ATGGCGAAAGATACCCAGAATACTGACGCGGTAGGATTCGGAACTCAGATCCGCAAATCACCTTATTTTGACGCGACGATGCGCTGGGGCGCGGCGGGCTATTCGGTTTATAATCATATGTATATTCCGCGTGATTTTGGTGATCCGGTGCAGAATTTCTGGAATCTGGTCAATGACGCGATCTTGTGTGATGTTGCGGTCGAACGTCAGGTCGAAATCACCGGGCCGGATGCATCACGTTTTGTCCAGATGCTCAGCCCGCGTGATATTTCCAAATGCGCTGTTGGTCAGTGTAAATATGTGATCCTGACCAATGAAAAAGGCGGCGTGCTGAATGATCCGGTGATGTTGCGCCTTGGTGAAAATCATTTCTGGTTTTCGTTGGCTGATAGCGACATTCTGTTCTGGGCACAGGGCGTCGCGGTCAATGCCGGCATGGATGTAACGATCACCGAGCCTGATGTATCGCCACTACAGTTGCAGGGGCCAAGATCTGGCGAGATAGCGCATGCGCTTTTTGGCGATGTGGTATCTGATTTGCGCTATTACTGGCTGGCTGAGCTTGAATTTGAGGGTATCCCGCTAGTCGTGTCACGGACTGGCTGGTCAAGCGAACTGGGTTATGAAATCTATCTGCGTGACGGGTCAAAGGGCGATCAGCTCTGGGAAGCGATCATGAAAGCTGGGGCGCCATTTGGGCTCAAGCCGGGGCATACATCGTCAATTCGCCGGATCGAAGGGGGTATGCTGTCCTATCATGCCGATATGGATATCAATACCAATCCATTCGAACTGGGCCTTGACCGTTTGATTGACTTAGATATGGATGCTGATTTTATCGGTAAAGCGGCACTGACCAAAATTCGCCAGCACGGCGTCACCCGGAAACAGGTGGGTCTGGTCATCGATGGTGCGCCGCTTGCAGCTTCAAATACGACCTTCTGGCCCGTAGAAAGCGATGGCAAGGTGATCGGCAAGGTCACATCAGCCATCTATTCACCTCGCCTCGAGCAGAATATTGCCCTAGCAATGCTTGATATAGCTTATGCTGACAATGGCACCCAGGCTTTTGCCGAAACCTCGGTTGGCCGTTTGCCGGTCACGGTGGTGCCAAAGCCGTTTTATGATCCAAAAAAACAGCTGGCGTCATCATAG
- a CDS encoding LacI family DNA-binding transcriptional regulator has protein sequence MIVFDQAIGNDQTMGQKPKHNRFEDIARHAGVGTATVDRVLNERGGVSVKTMKKVLYSARTLGTRRVLPEIDQRTLRIEAVLARKHSAYYDRLAKAFQMAASFANVPVTVYRTHIDDDAPDKLAAHVRDVASYRDGIIIYGNNHPNVAAQISALAHQVPVLTISTDILHSNRHSHVGINDIGAGQSAAKLCEAICRGGGQVLVIAPEKHAQSLQDRFGGFTEFFNVMGKRDQLVIIKREPILDHTLSKIRNIVRQNPNIRALYSTTNDDMLEMLFKSLQSDTQNFDFVKIVHDLDKETITHLRSGLIDIVIDSNPARQVLRAIEIISAHHGMATESISELVDFQIFTSDNIPESYF, from the coding sequence ATGATTGTTTTTGATCAGGCTATTGGTAATGATCAAACCATGGGACAAAAACCAAAACATAATCGGTTTGAAGATATCGCCCGACATGCGGGTGTTGGCACCGCAACCGTTGACCGCGTATTGAACGAACGCGGCGGCGTTAGCGTCAAAACCATGAAAAAGGTGCTGTATAGCGCCCGCACATTGGGAACACGGCGCGTTTTACCCGAAATTGACCAGCGTACATTGCGGATCGAAGCGGTGCTGGCACGCAAACATTCGGCCTATTATGACCGGCTGGCAAAAGCCTTTCAGATGGCGGCTAGCTTTGCGAATGTTCCGGTGACTGTCTATCGGACGCATATCGATGATGATGCCCCCGACAAGCTGGCGGCGCATGTGCGTGATGTTGCCAGCTATCGGGACGGGATCATCATCTATGGCAACAACCACCCCAATGTGGCCGCGCAGATCAGTGCGCTGGCACATCAGGTGCCTGTTCTGACCATCAGCACCGACATTCTGCACAGCAACCGGCATTCGCATGTTGGCATTAATGACATTGGCGCAGGTCAGTCAGCCGCCAAATTATGCGAGGCCATTTGCCGCGGCGGTGGGCAGGTGCTGGTCATTGCCCCAGAAAAGCACGCCCAGTCCTTGCAAGACCGGTTTGGCGGCTTTACCGAGTTTTTCAACGTTATGGGAAAGCGCGATCAATTGGTCATTATCAAACGCGAACCAATTCTTGATCACACCTTGTCGAAAATACGTAACATCGTGCGTCAAAACCCGAATATCAGAGCACTCTATTCGACAACAAATGACGATATGCTGGAAATGCTATTCAAAAGCCTGCAAAGCGATACGCAGAATTTTGACTTTGTGAAAATCGTCCATGATCTTGATAAGGAAACCATCACCCATTTGCGATCAGGTCTGATTGATATCGTAATCGATTCAAATCCGGCGCGTCAGGTTCTGCGCGCTATTGAAATCATCTCGGCGCATCATGGCATGGCAACCGAAAGCATAAGTGAGCTGGTTGATTTCCAGATTTTCACTTCGGACAACATTCCCGAAAGTTATTTTTAA
- a CDS encoding 2-keto-4-pentenoate hydratase — protein MRPDKTELAALADLLANTWPDPSKPVALKPHQFPQNRFEAYFVQDRMFDALNESLAGWKVGATSAQMRALDGHDDIIPGRIASSTCYVGTHMTLPIARFPNARVETEFAFRLTETPELRKTPWRAEDMAEIMTLHPAIEIIGNRYQVEGASKAQNSLLTIADNGGGMAFVFGDPVDDWQDLDFQHHNITLRVDDKAAAENFLGDMRCVPAQAAADLVNHLASRNISMQADDFLSTGAATVPQPFVAGSTVHADFGTLGVIELTF, from the coding sequence ATGAGACCTGACAAAACCGAACTTGCGGCGCTGGCAGACCTGCTTGCCAACACATGGCCAGACCCGTCAAAGCCCGTAGCATTAAAGCCGCACCAGTTTCCGCAAAACCGCTTTGAGGCCTATTTTGTGCAGGATCGCATGTTCGACGCGCTGAATGAAAGTCTGGCCGGGTGGAAAGTGGGGGCGACCAGCGCCCAGATGCGGGCATTGGATGGACATGATGATATCATTCCCGGGCGCATTGCGTCATCAACATGCTATGTCGGCACGCATATGACATTACCGATTGCCCGCTTTCCAAATGCACGTGTTGAAACCGAATTTGCATTCCGCCTGACGGAAACGCCAGAGCTGCGCAAAACACCATGGCGCGCCGAGGATATGGCCGAGATCATGACATTGCATCCCGCCATTGAAATTATCGGCAACCGCTATCAGGTCGAAGGCGCCAGCAAAGCACAAAATTCACTGCTGACAATCGCTGATAATGGCGGCGGCATGGCGTTTGTGTTTGGCGACCCGGTTGATGACTGGCAGGATCTGGATTTTCAGCATCATAACATCACCTTGCGCGTTGACGACAAGGCAGCTGCGGAAAATTTCCTTGGTGATATGCGCTGTGTGCCAGCACAAGCCGCCGCCGATCTGGTCAATCATCTGGCAAGCCGTAATATTTCAATGCAGGCAGACGACTTTCTTTCAACCGGTGCGGCAACCGTGCCGCAACCTTTTGTGGCTGGCAGCACAGTGCATGCTGATTTTGGCACGCTGGGCGTGATCGAGTTGACATTTTAG
- the aroQ gene encoding type II 3-dehydroquinate dehydratase produces MADILVLNGPNLNMLGTREPHIYGHMTLDEIETASRKKADSLGLSLDWFQSNSESALITRLQQASQNRRAIIINAAAYTHTSYAVRDALALFDGPKVEVHLSKNFNRESFRQISTISPICDGTIVGFGFHSYLLGIQAIESLLNPESKR; encoded by the coding sequence ATGGCAGATATTCTGGTTCTGAACGGTCCCAATCTTAATATGCTGGGCACGCGTGAGCCGCATATCTATGGCCACATGACATTGGACGAAATCGAAACCGCAAGTCGCAAAAAAGCCGATAGTCTGGGGCTTTCATTGGATTGGTTTCAGTCAAATAGCGAAAGCGCCCTGATCACCCGACTACAACAGGCCAGCCAGAATAGACGTGCCATTATCATTAATGCTGCCGCCTATACACATACATCCTATGCGGTGCGCGACGCGCTGGCCTTATTTGACGGCCCCAAGGTCGAAGTGCATTTATCAAAGAATTTCAATCGCGAGTCCTTTCGCCAGATCAGCACCATCTCGCCTATATGCGATGGCACGATCGTGGGCTTTGGCTTCCATTCGTATCTGCTAGGCATTCAGGCGATAGAATCATTACTTAACCCAGAATCAAAGAGGTAA
- a CDS encoding ketopantoate reductase family protein has protein sequence MTPVYSNIMVMGAGGMGALFGMILDEGGMNVTLVDSDTAHVAAIQKDGLKVSGLGGERSRIMDAVTSPDDITDIDIVLVQCKGTATRAAAESMKHLAKQNAIFISFQNGLGNEDILAEVLGPENVLGGLTSMAGAKLGLGHIQDFDRVPTYIGEMEGGISARVEAIAKALSAAGLETKPSADITADIWKKLIGNLSMSAVSGITNLTSTEILSVESLKNLCYRALDEAISIAKSQNVNLDKDEVIAGLQIMTQPGGTGDNKSSLCLDILAQRQSEIEFIYGRPLALAKQANLNVPTLQTLYGLVKGIETHYVKG, from the coding sequence ATGACTCCAGTATATTCAAACATAATGGTGATGGGTGCAGGTGGCATGGGCGCCTTGTTCGGCATGATTCTGGATGAAGGCGGCATGAATGTAACGCTGGTCGATAGTGATACAGCACATGTGGCGGCGATCCAGAAAGACGGATTGAAGGTTTCGGGCCTTGGCGGCGAACGGAGCCGCATTATGGATGCCGTGACCTCACCCGACGACATTACCGATATCGATATCGTGCTGGTGCAATGCAAAGGCACAGCCACCAGAGCCGCCGCCGAAAGCATGAAACATCTGGCAAAGCAGAACGCCATATTCATCAGCTTCCAGAATGGGCTGGGAAATGAGGATATTCTTGCTGAGGTTCTGGGGCCTGAAAATGTGCTTGGCGGTCTGACATCAATGGCTGGTGCAAAGCTGGGCTTAGGCCATATTCAGGATTTTGACCGCGTGCCAACATATATCGGCGAAATGGAGGGCGGCATATCGGCACGGGTCGAAGCGATTGCCAAAGCTTTGAGTGCCGCCGGACTGGAAACCAAACCAAGCGCAGATATCACTGCCGATATCTGGAAAAAACTGATTGGCAATCTGTCCATGAGCGCAGTCTCGGGTATCACCAATCTGACCAGTACCGAGATTCTCTCTGTCGAAAGCTTAAAGAATCTATGCTACCGTGCGCTTGACGAAGCGATTAGCATCGCCAAATCGCAGAATGTAAATCTGGATAAGGATGAAGTCATCGCAGGGTTGCAAATAATGACCCAGCCAGGGGGAACCGGCGACAATAAATCGTCGTTATGTCTCGACATTCTTGCCCAACGGCAAAGCGAGATTGAATTTATTTATGGTCGTCCGTTGGCGCTGGCCAAACAAGCCAATCTGAATGTACCAACCTTGCAGACATTATATGGCCTAGTTAAAGGCATCGAAACACATTACGTGAAGGGATAG
- a CDS encoding SDR family oxidoreductase codes for MQSDNGQPASDTSLAGKTAIITGGSRGIGMAIAKRLAASGAHIMILGSNAEHLAQAKASIAGTVATHAADLRTLAGCESAFAAFQSHYEKCDIFVHSAGATKGGVFPAQPDDDFIDGFALKFHAGVRLSRLFWPMLKAAHGTAIMIIGGASRTPDASFMVGGAVNAALANYTKALAGQGNMDDVNVNWINPGQTETERLQMLLETRARDEGKTVDDVRAERMQGEGIRRLGQPDDVASLVHYLCQDEARHIQGTGISVDGGATKGYF; via the coding sequence ATGCAATCTGATAACGGACAGCCAGCTTCCGATACATCACTGGCAGGCAAGACAGCTATCATCACAGGCGGGTCACGCGGCATCGGGATGGCGATTGCCAAGAGACTGGCCGCCAGTGGTGCCCATATCATGATTCTGGGATCAAACGCCGAACATCTGGCACAGGCTAAGGCCAGCATAGCGGGAACGGTGGCGACGCACGCCGCCGATCTGCGGACATTGGCAGGATGTGAAAGCGCCTTTGCCGCCTTTCAATCGCATTATGAAAAATGTGATATTTTCGTGCATAGTGCTGGCGCGACCAAAGGCGGGGTGTTTCCCGCCCAGCCTGATGACGATTTCATCGACGGGTTTGCGCTGAAATTCCATGCTGGCGTGCGCTTGTCACGGCTGTTCTGGCCGATGCTGAAAGCGGCGCATGGCACCGCCATCATGATTATTGGGGGGGCATCAAGAACGCCTGATGCCAGCTTTATGGTTGGCGGTGCGGTCAATGCGGCACTGGCCAACTATACCAAGGCGCTTGCCGGACAAGGCAATATGGATGATGTCAATGTCAACTGGATCAATCCGGGGCAGACCGAAACCGAGCGCTTGCAAATGTTGCTGGAAACACGCGCCCGCGACGAAGGCAAAACAGTCGATGATGTACGCGCCGAACGGATGCAGGGCGAAGGTATCCGCCGACTTGGCCAGCCTGATGATGTCGCCAGTCTGGTGCATTATCTGTGTCAGGACGAAGCCCGCCATATTCAAGGTACGGGCATTAGTGTCGATGGTGGTGCCACGAAGGGTTACTTCTGA
- a CDS encoding acyl-CoA dehydrogenase family protein, with translation MQFALDDQQRLLVRTIRDFVKRELMPLEDRVEADGFLADDIAAEIQQKSRDLGLYAVNIPTAYGGGGLSVFDWMLAEEQYGYTSDILIRRAFGNVYEILLEGNAEQIETYLLPTVRGERTCSVAFTEPAAGSDAASIKTRAVRDGDDWILNGAKHFISDGLYSDFFVVTAVTDPDAGYNGISTFIVEKGMSGFNVGRDQPMMGLRGTSHVEMSFDDVRLSQAHLLGPEGKGLKMALSTLGRVRLAQVAARATGKATHIMDLMLEHARERKQFGAQIGTFQMVQQMLADSAMDINATRLALWQTASRIDNGEDPRANISMLKVQAAEMLGHVVDRAVQIFGGMGYCRDLPIERYYRDARIYRIYDGASEIHRVVMAKSLMKGDTSLYSVE, from the coding sequence ATGCAATTTGCGCTGGATGATCAGCAACGGCTTCTGGTGCGGACAATCCGCGATTTTGTGAAACGCGAATTGATGCCGCTTGAAGATAGGGTCGAGGCAGATGGGTTTCTGGCTGATGATATTGCCGCCGAGATACAGCAGAAATCGCGCGATCTGGGGCTATATGCGGTCAATATACCAACCGCATATGGCGGCGGTGGTTTGTCGGTTTTTGACTGGATGCTGGCCGAAGAACAATATGGCTATACCAGCGATATTCTGATCCGGCGCGCCTTTGGTAATGTCTATGAAATCCTGCTTGAAGGGAATGCCGAACAGATCGAGACCTATCTTTTGCCGACTGTGCGTGGCGAGCGCACCTGTTCGGTCGCCTTTACCGAACCTGCCGCCGGGTCGGACGCCGCCAGTATCAAGACACGCGCTGTGCGTGATGGCGATGACTGGATTTTGAACGGAGCCAAACATTTCATTTCAGACGGGCTTTATTCGGACTTTTTTGTCGTGACGGCGGTGACTGACCCCGATGCCGGATATAACGGCATTTCCACCTTTATCGTCGAAAAAGGCATGTCCGGATTCAATGTTGGCCGCGATCAGCCAATGATGGGATTGCGTGGCACCTCGCATGTTGAAATGAGCTTTGACGATGTACGGTTATCGCAAGCTCATCTGCTGGGCCCCGAAGGCAAAGGGTTGAAAATGGCTTTGTCGACTTTAGGGCGGGTCAGGCTGGCACAGGTGGCTGCACGCGCAACCGGCAAGGCCACGCATATCATGGATTTGATGCTGGAACATGCCCGCGAGCGCAAACAATTTGGCGCCCAGATCGGCACCTTTCAGATGGTTCAGCAGATGCTGGCAGACTCGGCTATGGACATTAACGCGACTCGGCTGGCCTTATGGCAGACCGCCAGCCGGATTGATAATGGTGAAGATCCACGCGCCAATATTTCGATGCTGAAAGTGCAGGCCGCCGAAATGCTGGGGCATGTGGTAGATCGCGCCGTACAGATTTTTGGCGGCATGGGCTATTGCCGCGATCTGCCGATTGAACGCTATTACCGTGATGCCCGTATTTACCGGATTTATGACGGCGCATCGGAAATTCATCGGGTGGTCATGGCCAAGAGCCTGATGAAAGGCGACACATCCCTTTACAGCGTTGAATAG
- a CDS encoding acyl CoA:acetate/3-ketoacid CoA transferase, whose product MSDDKFISADQAADLISDNATIGLIGGGGGLVEATSLHAAVERRFLDSGHPRGLTCIHALGIGDRDSRGMNRFAHKDMTRRVIGGHWVWSPRMQEMARHNEIEAYVLPGGVMMQLMREVAAGRPGLITHVGLGTFVDPRLDGGRMNSAATDKLVEVMTIDGKDYLRYLPIPVDVALLRGSVADEDGNISLEEEPANLDIYAMAAAAHNSGGKVIFQVKRKVVRGSLPAREVRIPSALVDAVVIDSGQRQGYELVYDAAVSGQKVNPNVPRDMPAFSARMVIARRARTELHDGAVVNYGFGIPDQVAKIVAAEHAEGRYYQTIEHGTYGGTLLDGDLFGYALNPSSMIDGPSQFDFYSGGGLDIAFLGFGEIDAHGNVNVSKLAGNTVGPGGFIDIAQNAAKVVFCGTFDTGGAKLAVGDGTLSVITPGRIGKFKQDVDQITFSGSQALRQKQDILYVTERAVFKLTAAGICLIEIAPGIDLQENILDKMAFTPLIADDLKIMDSSFFTETL is encoded by the coding sequence ATGAGTGATGATAAATTCATTTCGGCAGATCAGGCCGCTGATCTGATCTCCGACAATGCCACAATCGGTCTGATTGGCGGCGGCGGCGGGCTGGTCGAAGCAACAAGCCTGCACGCGGCAGTCGAGAGACGTTTTCTGGACTCAGGCCATCCACGCGGGCTGACCTGTATTCATGCGCTTGGCATCGGTGATCGCGACAGCCGCGGTATGAACCGCTTTGCGCATAAGGACATGACCCGCCGCGTGATTGGCGGCCATTGGGTCTGGTCGCCACGAATGCAGGAGATGGCGCGGCATAACGAGATTGAAGCCTATGTTCTGCCTGGTGGCGTGATGATGCAATTAATGCGGGAAGTGGCCGCCGGACGCCCGGGATTGATTACGCATGTCGGGCTTGGCACCTTTGTTGACCCCCGGCTTGATGGCGGGCGCATGAATAGCGCTGCCACAGATAAACTGGTCGAAGTCATGACTATCGACGGCAAAGATTATCTGCGCTATCTGCCAATACCCGTTGATGTGGCATTGTTGCGCGGGTCTGTCGCCGATGAAGATGGCAATATCTCGCTAGAAGAAGAACCTGCCAATCTGGATATCTATGCGATGGCAGCCGCCGCACATAATAGTGGCGGCAAGGTCATTTTTCAGGTCAAACGCAAAGTCGTCCGCGGCAGTCTGCCAGCGCGTGAAGTGCGGATTCCGTCAGCGCTGGTCGATGCGGTGGTGATCGATTCCGGACAAAGACAGGGCTATGAGCTGGTCTATGACGCGGCTGTATCAGGCCAGAAAGTCAACCCCAACGTTCCCCGCGATATGCCCGCCTTTTCGGCACGCATGGTGATTGCACGGCGCGCGCGCACCGAACTGCATGATGGGGCGGTGGTAAATTACGGTTTCGGCATTCCCGATCAGGTGGCCAAAATTGTTGCCGCCGAACATGCCGAAGGACGCTATTATCAGACCATCGAGCATGGCACCTATGGCGGTACCTTGTTGGATGGTGATCTGTTTGGCTATGCGCTTAATCCCAGCTCTATGATTGATGGCCCGTCACAATTTGATTTCTATTCGGGTGGGGGGCTGGATATCGCCTTTCTTGGCTTTGGTGAAATTGATGCGCATGGCAATGTTAATGTATCGAAACTGGCTGGTAATACGGTGGGGCCAGGCGGCTTTATCGATATCGCGCAAAATGCGGCAAAGGTCGTGTTCTGCGGTACCTTTGATACAGGTGGTGCCAAACTGGCCGTTGGCGATGGCACTTTATCGGTGATCACTCCGGGCAGGATCGGCAAATTCAAACAGGATGTTGACCAGATCACCTTTTCCGGATCACAGGCTTTGCGCCAGAAACAGGATATCCTGTATGTCACCGAACGGGCGGTTTTCAAACTGACCGCAGCTGGCATATGCCTGATTGAGATTGCGCCCGGTATCGATCTGCAAGAAAATATTCTGGACAAAATGGCATTCACACCACTTATCGCCGATGATCTAAAAATCATGGATTCATCATTTTTTACGGAGACTTTGTAA
- a CDS encoding Gfo/Idh/MocA family protein, whose protein sequence is MRPVKIGLVGAGVIGKRHVEALGQITEGELVAIADPLPAAAEYAVSLDVPIYKSAGEMAAKSGAEAIIIATPTERHLDDAMACMEAGAHLLIEKPITATVAEANQIIAYSTEHNLHVLVGHQRRYYPCAHKAKQMIADGALGQLIGMTGQWNAKKDTPYYEPDWRKDAKAGPVLTNLIHEMDLLRYICGDVVSVSAEVTNHNQNFDKEDAVAISLRFANQAVGTFLLSDRTPSPWTWEFGIGESDRFPKSGQNSIRFLGADAALEFPNLVLWRHDAVPGDWGNVISDTPIATDFIDAYQAQCRHLCAVVRGEEQPRITASDATKSLMATLAVMESARSGQRVTMSQ, encoded by the coding sequence ATGCGTCCTGTCAAAATCGGCCTCGTCGGTGCAGGCGTTATCGGCAAACGCCATGTTGAAGCGCTTGGCCAGATAACAGAAGGTGAACTGGTTGCCATCGCCGACCCGTTGCCAGCGGCGGCTGAATATGCGGTTTCACTTGACGTGCCTATCTATAAAAGCGCAGGCGAAATGGCCGCAAAAAGTGGTGCCGAAGCGATTATCATAGCCACGCCAACCGAACGGCATCTTGACGATGCGATGGCCTGTATGGAAGCCGGTGCGCATTTGCTAATCGAAAAGCCCATTACCGCTACGGTGGCAGAGGCAAACCAGATCATCGCCTATTCAACAGAGCATAATCTGCATGTACTGGTCGGGCATCAGCGGCGATATTATCCTTGTGCACATAAAGCCAAGCAGATGATCGCCGACGGCGCATTAGGCCAGCTTATCGGCATGACTGGCCAGTGGAATGCCAAAAAGGACACCCCCTATTACGAGCCGGACTGGCGCAAGGATGCCAAGGCCGGACCGGTATTGACCAATCTGATCCATGAGATGGATCTGCTTCGCTATATTTGCGGCGATGTCGTGTCGGTATCTGCCGAAGTCACCAACCATAACCAGAATTTTGACAAGGAAGATGCCGTTGCCATCAGCCTGCGCTTTGCCAATCAGGCGGTTGGCACGTTTCTGTTGTCTGATCGCACACCATCACCCTGGACATGGGAATTTGGTATTGGCGAAAGTGACCGGTTTCCGAAAAGCGGCCAGAACAGCATCCGGTTTCTGGGCGCGGATGCGGCACTGGAATTTCCAAATTTAGTATTATGGCGGCACGACGCAGTACCTGGCGACTGGGGTAATGTCATCAGCGACACGCCGATTGCAACTGATTTTATTGATGCCTATCAGGCGCAATGCAGGCATCTTTGCGCGGTTGTGCGGGGCGAAGAACAGCCGCGCATTACCGCAAGCGACGCTACCAAATCATTAATGGCCACATTGGCCGTGATGGAATCAGCGCGCAGCGGGCAGCGCGTTACCATGTCACAATAG